A single region of the Streptomyces sp. AM 4-1-1 genome encodes:
- the istB gene encoding IS21-like element helper ATPase IstB, whose amino-acid sequence MSELTSTRVRATAVKLGLPHLAEAVSQYIQRADEAKMGYLDLIDLVLAEELAVREDRRFRSGLRTSKLPHHKTLEDYDFSFQPDLDPRKVKDLATLSFVADKANAALLGPPGVGKTHLAVALAVAACRAGYSIYFTTLDDMVRHLKTAEAAGRLTSKLGSYLRPSVLVVDEVGYQPLERAEANLVFQVISKRYEKGSIILTSNKTFSEWGQIFGDEVLATAILDRLLHHCEVVAINGNSYRLKNRLQALERDTDVA is encoded by the coding sequence TTGAGCGAGCTGACCAGCACCCGCGTCCGCGCTACGGCCGTCAAGCTCGGCCTGCCCCACCTGGCGGAGGCCGTCAGCCAGTACATCCAGCGGGCGGACGAGGCGAAGATGGGCTACCTCGACCTGATCGATCTGGTCCTGGCCGAGGAACTCGCGGTCCGTGAGGACCGGCGCTTCCGCAGTGGGCTGCGGACCTCGAAGCTGCCACACCACAAGACGCTGGAGGATTACGACTTCTCCTTCCAGCCCGACCTCGACCCGCGCAAGGTCAAAGACCTCGCGACACTGTCGTTCGTCGCGGACAAGGCCAACGCTGCCCTGCTCGGGCCACCCGGGGTCGGCAAGACACACCTCGCTGTCGCTCTGGCCGTCGCGGCCTGCCGGGCCGGCTACTCGATCTACTTCACCACCCTCGACGACATGGTCCGCCACCTCAAGACCGCCGAGGCGGCGGGCCGGTTGACCAGCAAACTCGGCAGCTACCTGCGGCCAAGCGTGCTCGTGGTCGACGAGGTCGGCTACCAGCCTCTCGAACGCGCCGAGGCGAACCTGGTCTTCCAGGTGATCTCCAAGCGCTACGAGAAGGGATCGATCATCCTGACCTCGAACAAGACCTTCAGTGAATGGGGACAGATCTTCGGCGACGAGGTCCTGGCCACCGCCATTCTCGACCGCCTCCTGCACCACTGCGAAGTCGTCGCGATCAACGGCAACAGCTACCGCCTCAAGAACCGTCTTCAAGCCCTCGAACGGGACACCGACGTCGCCTGA
- the cas3 gene encoding CRISPR-associated helicase Cas3', with product MNELRAKSSSAHGQPGELLTSHLLHTLQALLRIRERIGSIPGMPSGFWTWAALACLLHDAGKLPEGFQRMIGNTRQSPTAWGERHEVLSLGFVGLLLPDLPDGQRRWIATAVAAHHRAFTCGLEVPRKLPVFHQYGTDLPEEFAARFTPADEDRLNGLVEWLHTTANQSGLPVIPVLPQAGLHELTGAAHQLLQELMDRWESPLSPDDPDGLTAVLLMGAVTMADHLSSAHSPLLTRHPLNSSYPARLTTRLVHQGHKLRPQQEKAATTRGHLLLRSWTGSGKTEAVLLWALTQTEDLARLNAANPRVFYLLPYLASINAMAERLGRELQAPEEIGVAHSKAASYHLARSLDDGCPDTTGHDNTPVNAAGAAAKAHSRAEATKNFRELVRVGTPYQLLRGALAGPVHSGILTDSANSVFVLDELHAYDTRRLGMILAMLRLWHDLGGRIAVMSATLPTALAELVTVTLDNQVQLVEAPADSPAPVRHRLHTRQAHLTDESSRDEIRDHLAEGRSVLVVANNVRDAITLYEDLRPFCVDLYGEDSAYLLHSRYRRMDRTATETGILRRFSTAGPRRPGLLVGTQALEVSLDLDLDVCHTSAADLEALIQRFGRVNRLGTLTPAPVIVHQPAYTTRHGSGAELRADGVYEAEPTQLGWSILSQHDGQTINERTITGWLDEIYRSPWGARWKTQVNQHQEEFRKAFLSFRMPFDDRSHLARSFDEQFNGTEAVLAEDHDAYKKALEAGPDKKTGRLHADQYLIPLPAWGTALSQYDKALHIRVIQADYDPRLGLLALHREKRQTYRAGEVL from the coding sequence GTGAACGAGTTACGCGCCAAGAGCTCCAGTGCCCATGGACAGCCTGGCGAGCTACTGACCAGCCACTTGCTGCACACACTGCAAGCGCTGCTTCGGATCCGTGAGCGGATCGGCAGTATCCCGGGTATGCCGTCCGGTTTCTGGACCTGGGCGGCCCTGGCCTGTCTGCTGCACGACGCGGGAAAGCTCCCCGAAGGCTTCCAGCGCATGATCGGCAATACCCGCCAAAGCCCCACCGCATGGGGTGAGCGCCACGAGGTCCTGTCTCTGGGATTTGTCGGCCTGCTCCTGCCGGACCTGCCTGACGGACAGCGCCGGTGGATCGCCACCGCGGTGGCAGCCCACCACCGCGCCTTCACCTGCGGTCTCGAAGTCCCCCGCAAGCTGCCGGTGTTCCATCAGTACGGCACTGATCTGCCCGAGGAGTTCGCCGCCAGATTCACCCCGGCCGATGAAGACCGCCTGAACGGTCTCGTGGAATGGCTGCACACCACCGCCAACCAATCCGGCCTGCCGGTCATCCCAGTGCTTCCCCAGGCCGGACTGCACGAACTGACCGGCGCCGCCCATCAGCTGCTGCAGGAACTCATGGACCGCTGGGAGTCACCGCTCTCACCCGACGATCCCGACGGACTGACAGCCGTCCTGCTGATGGGAGCGGTCACCATGGCCGACCACCTGTCCTCGGCACACTCGCCCTTGCTCACCCGGCACCCACTGAACTCGAGCTATCCGGCCCGCCTGACCACCAGACTCGTCCATCAGGGCCACAAGCTCCGCCCCCAGCAGGAAAAAGCCGCCACGACTCGCGGACACCTGCTGCTGCGCTCCTGGACCGGCAGCGGAAAAACCGAGGCAGTCCTGCTGTGGGCCCTCACCCAGACCGAAGACCTGGCGCGGCTCAACGCCGCCAACCCCCGCGTCTTCTACCTCCTGCCCTACCTGGCCAGCATCAACGCCATGGCCGAACGGCTCGGTCGTGAGCTGCAAGCGCCCGAGGAGATCGGTGTCGCCCACTCCAAAGCGGCCTCCTACCATCTCGCCCGCTCACTCGACGACGGCTGCCCCGACACCACCGGGCACGACAACACCCCGGTCAACGCGGCGGGCGCGGCGGCCAAGGCACACTCTCGCGCCGAAGCGACGAAGAACTTCCGCGAACTGGTGCGCGTCGGCACCCCCTACCAGCTCCTGCGGGGTGCGCTCGCAGGACCGGTGCACTCCGGAATCCTGACCGACAGCGCCAACTCCGTCTTCGTCCTGGACGAGCTGCACGCCTACGACACCCGCCGCCTCGGCATGATCCTGGCCATGCTGCGGCTCTGGCACGACCTGGGCGGTCGTATCGCGGTGATGTCCGCAACCCTGCCCACCGCGCTGGCCGAGCTGGTGACAGTCACGCTGGACAACCAGGTCCAGCTGGTCGAAGCACCCGCCGACTCACCCGCGCCCGTACGCCACCGGCTCCATACCCGCCAGGCCCACCTCACCGATGAGTCCTCCCGCGACGAGATCCGTGATCATCTCGCCGAAGGACGCTCGGTGCTGGTGGTAGCCAACAATGTCCGGGACGCGATCACGCTCTACGAAGATCTGCGGCCGTTCTGTGTCGACCTGTACGGCGAAGACTCCGCCTATCTTCTGCACTCGCGTTACCGCCGCATGGACCGCACCGCCACCGAAACCGGCATCCTGCGGCGCTTCTCGACCGCCGGCCCCCGGCGTCCGGGCCTGCTGGTCGGCACCCAGGCACTGGAAGTCTCCCTCGATCTCGACCTGGACGTCTGCCACACCTCGGCTGCGGACCTGGAGGCCCTCATCCAGCGCTTCGGCCGGGTCAACCGCCTCGGCACCCTCACACCCGCACCCGTCATCGTTCACCAGCCCGCCTACACCACCCGGCATGGCAGCGGAGCCGAACTGAGGGCTGACGGGGTGTATGAGGCCGAGCCTACCCAGCTCGGCTGGTCCATCCTGAGCCAGCACGACGGCCAGACAATCAACGAACGGACCATCACCGGCTGGCTGGACGAAATCTACCGAAGCCCATGGGGCGCACGCTGGAAAACCCAGGTCAACCAACACCAGGAAGAGTTCCGCAAAGCGTTTCTGTCTTTCCGCATGCCCTTCGACGACCGTTCCCACCTTGCCCGGAGCTTCGACGAACAGTTCAACGGCACCGAAGCCGTCCTGGCCGAGGACCATGACGCCTACAAGAAAGCCCTGGAAGCGGGCCCCGACAAGAAGACCGGACGTCTCCACGCCGACCAGTACCTCATCCCCCTGCCCGCCTGGGGCACCGCGCTGAGCCAGTACGACAAGGCCCTGCACATACGCGTCATCCAAGCCGACTACGACCCCCGCCTCGGCCTCCTGGCCCTCCACCGCGAAAAGCGGCAAACCTATCGGGCGGGAGAAGTCCTGTGA
- a CDS encoding CRISPR-associated protein Cas4 has product MIGPDDVGGVHIKYLYHCRRQLWLYLRGIRPEHLSATVQLGEAVHDTSYTRNTPVDLGAAKLDFIDGQHWVHEVKSSTRTTPADQAQGRHYCHRLYLVGIDAQGTVLHYPKTRRTQRHPYTPEAADQALADIADVLAVATASTSPDRLTRTACRGCSFTDYCWTE; this is encoded by the coding sequence GTGATCGGACCGGACGACGTCGGCGGCGTCCACATCAAGTACCTCTATCACTGCCGCCGCCAGCTATGGCTGTACCTGCGCGGCATCCGCCCCGAACACCTCAGCGCCACCGTGCAACTCGGCGAAGCCGTCCACGACACGTCGTACACCCGCAACACTCCCGTGGATCTCGGAGCCGCCAAACTCGACTTCATCGACGGCCAGCACTGGGTCCACGAAGTCAAATCCTCCACCCGGACCACCCCGGCCGACCAAGCCCAAGGTCGGCATTACTGCCACCGCCTCTACCTGGTCGGCATCGACGCCCAAGGCACCGTCCTGCACTATCCCAAAACGCGCCGCACCCAACGCCACCCCTACACACCAGAAGCCGCCGATCAGGCGCTGGCCGATATCGCCGACGTCCTCGCCGTCGCTACAGCTTCCACGTCCCCCGACCGCCTGACCCGCACCGCATGCCGCGGCTGCAGCTTCACCGACTACTGCTGGACGGAGTGA
- the cas1b gene encoding type I-B CRISPR-associated endonuclease Cas1b, translating to MPAAARTYWLTSPCRIRRKDESLIIERDNADNVHIPVTDVRDIVACAETDLNTAVVSLLNRHRINVHLLSYYGDYAGSLLTSDTSTSGETVLAQARAAQDPQAGLAIARSIVDACAFNVRRVVDRKLLTRPYAVLQASVKTSTNQAQLMGAEGTFRRSAWEVMDTKLPDWLQLAGRSRRPPKNVGNAFISYVNGITYARVLTAVRLTPLHSGIAFLHGTMERQRHSLVLDLSEMFKPLMAERLLLRMSRRNQLKEHHFDRDTNQAMLSDAGRKLVVQTVRDEFAVTVAHRSLNRNVAYDELLYLEALALTRHCLEGTTYKPFRIWW from the coding sequence ATGCCCGCCGCCGCGCGCACCTACTGGCTGACCAGCCCCTGCCGGATCCGCCGGAAGGACGAGTCCCTGATCATCGAGCGAGACAACGCCGACAACGTACACATCCCCGTCACGGATGTGCGCGACATCGTCGCCTGCGCGGAAACAGACCTCAACACGGCCGTCGTCTCCTTGCTCAACCGGCACCGGATCAACGTCCACCTCCTCAGCTATTACGGCGACTACGCCGGCTCCTTGCTCACCTCGGATACCAGCACATCAGGCGAAACAGTCCTCGCCCAAGCCAGAGCCGCACAGGACCCACAAGCCGGCCTGGCGATCGCCCGCAGCATCGTCGACGCCTGTGCCTTCAACGTCCGGCGAGTCGTCGACCGCAAACTCCTGACCCGCCCCTACGCGGTACTCCAAGCGTCGGTCAAAACCAGCACGAACCAAGCCCAGCTCATGGGCGCGGAAGGCACCTTCCGACGCTCCGCCTGGGAAGTCATGGACACAAAACTCCCCGACTGGTTACAACTCGCGGGCCGCAGCCGCAGACCACCCAAGAACGTGGGCAATGCCTTCATCAGCTACGTCAACGGCATCACCTACGCCCGAGTCCTCACCGCCGTACGGCTCACACCACTCCACAGCGGAATCGCATTCCTTCACGGAACCATGGAACGCCAGCGCCACTCGCTCGTCCTGGACCTCTCAGAGATGTTCAAGCCCTTGATGGCAGAACGCCTCCTACTGCGCATGAGCAGACGCAATCAGCTCAAGGAACACCACTTCGACCGTGACACCAATCAGGCCATGCTCAGCGACGCCGGACGAAAGCTCGTCGTTCAGACCGTCCGCGACGAATTCGCCGTCACCGTCGCCCACCGCAGCCTGAACCGCAACGTCGCCTACGACGAACTGCTCTACCTCGAAGCCCTTGCCCTCACCCGGCACTGCCTGGAAGGCACCACCTACAAGCCCTTCCGGATCTGGTGGTAG
- a CDS encoding DUF4240 domain-containing protein: MPKPRPPSLGPALAWLRADLSRRTQEEIVEFQLCLDQLTRQAFTWELVAAAERIFGGRCSDDDFDYFGLWMVGLVGEVFGRACLTRMPWPMLLRFWRWWGSLGGMGRGPAWVGIAGLCAAFVSSPLGRFSA; the protein is encoded by the coding sequence ATGCCCAAGCCCCGGCCCCCTTCTCTCGGCCCGGCGCTTGCCTGGTTGCGGGCCGATTTGTCGCGCAGGACGCAGGAGGAGATCGTTGAGTTCCAGCTGTGCCTCGACCAGCTGACTCGCCAGGCGTTCACCTGGGAGTTGGTGGCCGCGGCGGAGCGGATCTTCGGTGGTCGGTGCTCGGATGACGATTTCGACTACTTCGGCCTGTGGATGGTCGGGCTGGTAGGAGAGGTCTTCGGGCGAGCGTGCTTGACCCGGATGCCCTGGCCGATGCTCCTGAGGTTCTGGCGTTGGTGGGGAAGCCTTGGAGGCATGGGGCGAGGGCCGGCCTGGGTGGGAATTGCTGGACTATGTGCGGCCTTCGTCAGCAGCCCTCTGGGCAGATTCTCCGCATGA
- the istA gene encoding IS21 family transposase, translating to MVLDPHRWLELRRFRGLYESGAMSLRQITKETGLNRRTVAKYLAGPAPIAPPQREASERQRPRAVDEVAPLIDAMLRAEVLLKGAVIHERLAAEYGITINYQRVKIYLQEARPRIAGELGISPGELVGLHRRFEVVPGAQAQVDWGDEGRVLAHVGIPKVYSFHMVLSYSRDPFCCFTTSLDLATFFDCHRAAFAHFGGVPMSVVYDRTKTVVRRHVAPGEAVPLHPEAVAFAGHYDFDIDVLAAYRPQGKGRVERQVLIVRDHVLAGRAFSSIEEMNAAFTAWVPVRRAKVHGTHGEVIGHRAVRDHVALRPLPQAPYVVAQRHLRHVGKDCLVAFDANLYSVPARKVRPRQLVEIRATKSQVTLHSTVPGQDGMTLLAVHPRAVGRGARIVDESHWNGLPTGTGRRVTSGDGPPAPRREQPLGPETGPLQALLNRASAASVEVGRRPLSVYDELTGTRPFTPKPPMKEVR from the coding sequence ATGGTCTTGGATCCGCATCGCTGGCTGGAGTTGAGGCGTTTTCGCGGGCTGTACGAGTCCGGTGCGATGAGCCTGCGGCAGATCACGAAGGAGACGGGGCTGAATCGCCGTACGGTCGCCAAGTACCTCGCCGGGCCGGCTCCCATCGCGCCGCCGCAGCGGGAGGCCAGTGAGAGGCAGCGGCCGCGGGCGGTGGACGAGGTTGCCCCGCTGATCGATGCGATGCTGCGGGCAGAGGTTCTGCTCAAGGGTGCGGTGATCCACGAGCGTCTGGCGGCGGAGTACGGGATCACGATCAACTACCAGCGGGTGAAGATCTACCTGCAGGAAGCCCGGCCGAGAATTGCCGGGGAACTCGGCATCAGCCCGGGTGAGCTCGTCGGTCTGCACCGCCGGTTCGAGGTGGTTCCCGGAGCTCAGGCACAGGTGGACTGGGGGGACGAGGGCAGGGTCCTCGCCCATGTCGGGATCCCGAAGGTCTACTCGTTCCACATGGTTCTGTCCTATTCCCGAGATCCCTTCTGCTGCTTCACCACGTCGTTGGACCTGGCGACGTTCTTCGACTGCCACCGGGCCGCATTCGCGCACTTCGGCGGGGTGCCGATGAGCGTCGTCTATGACCGCACCAAGACAGTCGTGCGCCGGCACGTCGCGCCGGGCGAGGCGGTTCCGTTGCATCCGGAAGCCGTGGCCTTTGCCGGGCACTACGACTTCGACATCGACGTCTTGGCTGCCTACCGGCCGCAGGGCAAGGGCCGGGTCGAACGCCAGGTGCTGATCGTCCGCGATCATGTGCTGGCCGGGCGGGCGTTCTCCTCCATCGAGGAGATGAACGCCGCCTTCACGGCCTGGGTGCCCGTCCGGCGGGCGAAGGTCCATGGCACCCACGGCGAGGTGATCGGGCACAGGGCCGTGCGCGATCACGTGGCCCTGCGGCCGCTGCCGCAGGCTCCGTATGTGGTGGCTCAGCGGCATCTGCGGCACGTCGGCAAGGACTGCCTGGTCGCGTTCGACGCAAACCTCTACTCGGTGCCCGCCCGCAAGGTCCGCCCCCGACAGCTGGTCGAGATCCGGGCCACGAAATCCCAGGTCACATTGCACTCCACCGTGCCCGGCCAGGATGGAATGACGCTTCTGGCCGTCCATCCACGAGCTGTCGGCCGCGGCGCCCGCATCGTGGACGAGAGCCACTGGAACGGCCTGCCCACCGGCACCGGCCGCCGCGTCACGAGCGGCGACGGCCCGCCCGCGCCCCGCCGTGAACAACCGCTGGGACCGGAAACAGGCCCCTTGCAAGCCCTGTTGAACCGGGCCTCCGCCGCCAGCGTCGAGGTCGGCCGCCGACCGCTTTCCGTCTATGACGAGCTGACCGGCACCCGTCCCTTCACTCCCAAGCCCCCGATGAAGGAAGTCCGTTGA
- the cas2 gene encoding CRISPR-associated endonuclease Cas2 — translation MYVVVVYDTLAERNPKILRTCRKYLHHVQRSVFEGHLSDAQLRRFQSNVESVLDLSYDNVLVYTFPPGATPQRLEWGAVEPAPSDIL, via the coding sequence ATGTATGTCGTTGTCGTCTACGACACCCTCGCCGAACGCAACCCCAAAATCCTGCGCACCTGCCGCAAGTACCTCCACCACGTCCAGCGCAGCGTTTTCGAAGGCCACCTGAGCGACGCCCAACTCCGCCGGTTCCAGAGCAACGTCGAAAGCGTGCTCGATCTCAGCTACGACAACGTCCTCGTCTACACCTTCCCGCCGGGCGCCACTCCGCAGCGACTTGAGTGGGGTGCCGTGGAACCCGCTCCGAGCGATATCTTGTAG
- a CDS encoding ABC transporter ATP-binding protein: MEKGEVLVEAQDLGRVFDSVRVLEAVSLTLRSGEVTGFVGANGAGKTTAIQLMLGLLKGEGRTRYLGRPLYEWGAPGAVVGAVLGGVAGHSGHRLRAHLRMVAAGSAVSDRRVDDLLETVGLAEAAGRKLSELSLGMAQRVGIAQALLGDPPVLVLDEPANGLDPHSIRWLRDFLRAQAAQGRAVLVSSHLLGEMEQLADHVVVLSRGRIVASEPMAEILKRAAGRRTVTLEAPDLTELARLVAARGGRLTPNGGHTATVTGLDRIRIGTLALEAQVPLYWLHEEKPSLEAFYLGVAQEEFRIS; the protein is encoded by the coding sequence GTGGAGAAGGGCGAAGTCCTCGTCGAGGCGCAGGACCTGGGCCGGGTCTTCGACTCCGTGCGCGTCCTGGAAGCAGTCTCGCTGACCCTGCGCAGCGGCGAGGTGACAGGCTTCGTCGGAGCGAACGGTGCGGGAAAGACCACAGCAATACAGCTCATGCTGGGTCTGCTGAAGGGCGAAGGACGAACCCGCTACCTCGGCAGGCCCCTGTACGAGTGGGGTGCGCCCGGCGCCGTCGTAGGCGCTGTTCTGGGGGGCGTGGCGGGACATTCCGGTCACCGACTGCGCGCGCATCTGCGCATGGTGGCCGCAGGATCCGCAGTGTCCGACCGACGCGTGGACGACCTGTTGGAGACAGTGGGACTGGCCGAAGCGGCCGGCAGGAAGCTGTCCGAACTGTCGCTGGGGATGGCGCAGCGCGTCGGCATCGCCCAGGCACTCCTGGGCGACCCGCCCGTGCTGGTTCTCGATGAACCCGCGAACGGACTCGATCCCCACTCGATCCGCTGGTTGCGGGACTTCCTGCGCGCTCAGGCAGCACAGGGCCGCGCCGTACTGGTATCGAGCCATCTCCTAGGTGAGATGGAGCAGTTGGCCGATCACGTCGTCGTTCTCTCACGCGGCCGCATCGTGGCATCAGAGCCCATGGCAGAGATCCTCAAACGAGCGGCAGGCCGCCGGACCGTCACACTGGAGGCACCGGACCTGACCGAGCTTGCCCGTCTGGTCGCAGCGCGAGGGGGCCGCCTGACGCCAAACGGCGGGCACACCGCGACCGTGACCGGCCTGGACCGCATACGGATCGGCACGCTCGCCCTGGAAGCGCAGGTGCCCCTGTACTGGCTGCACGAAGAGAAGCCGTCGCTGGAGGCCTTCTATCTCGGCGTAGCCCAAGAAGAGTTCAGGATCTCGTGA